One genomic segment of Sminthopsis crassicaudata isolate SCR6 chromosome 4, ASM4859323v1, whole genome shotgun sequence includes these proteins:
- the MFSD6L gene encoding major facilitator superfamily domain-containing protein 6-like, which produces MSANPQWDVSKALAVARLFYLLCGARDACVAPFLTLYLRQLGLAAPWVGVLMGTKHLIASTWAPVCSFLAKNYRKRQLLLTGSLLGSAVAGLLLTLVSPLDKDMVYRYCSGNKSLAATGVALQVMLPVSTAPNHSTGFKQELSSGFPVRLLRNARETILQKEHFTSLSVLPGVYFEKARETIQETAPPPKNEVLEVETSRMKTQRSLISPSNSGIMMGKSDSWNSTFETSPSLPLLHVDSELETPSIKGNLSLAEKTGAQDSSLALSLEGEHWIFLLSMMVVLFWELLSAPLGPATADSLYEYLDFVDATDCYRRLWVWRLLGASISVSTVPVLVGQLDCFLTGDTPRAVVYFYVYTMLSILALPISCAIPIPNSKRREPSHKAIKTLSLIGSDCLLVLLAVTVFLTGAAVANVENFLFWQMQDQGSSDLSMGLSVTLSLMGEILLHPFKAKMLKNLSNLGTLGLGLGCLSGQLLYYALLWNWWAIFPAQVFGAISNGALWWAVDALVEDLVIPGTERSLSVMLRGLFYGNGASLGSFVGGFVVLHYSLAVLYKTYCVVLSLWLVLFMAIQSKLPQQRKINYSKILAMDTADVSDSEEGAEQDWLIKAMRDEYLTGRAENKY; this is translated from the coding sequence ATGAGTGCCAACCCACAATGGGATGTCAGCAAGGCTTTGGCAGTGGCTCGGCTCTTCTACCTTTTGTGTGGAGCCAGAGATGCTTGTGTGGCCCCTTTCCTGACACTCTACCTGAGACAGCTGGGCCTTGCTGCCCCCTGGGTGGGAGTCTTAATGGGCACTAAGCACTTGATTGCCTCCACCTGGGCTCCAGTGTGCTCCTTCCTGGCCAAAAACTACAGGAAGAGGCAATTACTTCTGACAGGATCCCTGCTGGGCTCCGCAGTTGCTGGGCTACTTCTGACCCTTGTGAGTCCCCTGGACAAGGATATGGTGTATCGTTATTGTTCCGGCAACAAGAGCTTGGCTGCTACAGGGGTGGCACTCCAAGTGATGCTCCCTGTCAGTACAGCCCCAAACCATTCAACAGGATTCAAGCAAGAATTGTCCTCTGGTTTCCCAGTTAGACTGCTCAGGAATGCCAGAGAAACCATCCttcaaaaagaacattttacatCCCTGTCTGTCCTTCCGGGAGTCTACTTTGAAAAAGCTAGGGAAACCATCCAGGAAACAGCCCCTCCTCCGAAGAATGAAGTGCTTGAAGTGGAAACCTCACGCATGAAGACACAAAGGAGTCTAATTAGTCCTTCTAACTCAGGGATAATGATGGGGAAAAGTGATTCCTGGAACAGCACTTTTGAAACAAGCCCATCTTTACCTTTGCTTCATGTGGACTCTGAACTGGAAACTCCAAGTATTAAGGGGAATCTGTCACTAGCTGAGAAGACAGGAGCCCAGGACAGTAGTTTAGCCCTGTCTTTGGAAGGAGAGCActggatttttcttctttctatgatGGTGGTGCTGTTCTGGGAACTTCTGTCTGCCCCTCTGGGGCCGGCCACTGCTGATAGCCTCTATGAATACTTGGATTTTGTGGATGCCACTGATTGCTACAGAAGACTCTGGGTCTGGAGATTGCTTGGTGCGTCTATATCAGTGTCCACTGTCCCAGTCTTGGTGGGTCAGCTAGACTGTTTCCTGACAGGGGACACCCCTCGGGCTGTAGTGTACTTCTATGTCTACACAATGCTCAGCATATTGGCCTTGCCAATTAGTTGTGCTATTCCTATTCCTAACTCCAAGAGGAGGGAACCTAGCCACAAAGCCATCAAAACACTAAGCCTCATTGGAAGTGATTGCCTCCTTGTCCTGCTGGCTGTCACAGTTTTCCTGACTGGAGCTGCAGTGGCTAATGTAGAGAATTTTCTCTTCTGGCAAATGCAAGACCAAGGCAGCAGTGATTTGAGCATGGGGCTCTCTGTTACCCTCAGTTTGATGGGAGAGATCCTACTGCATCCTTTCAAAGCTAAGATGCTCAAGAATCTGTCTAATTTGGGTACACTGGGCCTGGGGCTGGGCTGCCTTTCTGGGCAGCTTCTCTATTACGCTTTACTTTGGAACTGGTGGGCAATATTTCCTGCTCAGGTCTTTGGTGCCATCAGTAATGGAGCTCTGTGGTGGGCAGTGGATGCTTTAGTGGAAGACCTGGTAATTCCTGGCACAGAAAGATCTCTGAGTGTGATGCTGAGAGGCCTCTTTTATGGGAATGGGGCAAGTTTGGGGAGCTTTGTAGGAGGTTTTGTGGTACTTCATTACAGTCTGGCTGTGCTATATAAGACTTACTGTGTGGTTCTGTCCCTTTGGTTAGTTTTGTTCATGGCCATCCAGTCAAAGCTCCCCCAACAGAGAAAAATCAATTACTCTAAAATATTGGCCATGGATACTGCTGATGTCAGTGATTCTGAGGAAGGGGCTGAACAGGACTGGCTTATCAAAGCCATGAGAGATGAATATTTGACAGGAAGGGctgaaaacaaatattaa